From one Enterococcus sp. DIV2402 genomic stretch:
- the gltX gene encoding glutamate--tRNA ligase, whose protein sequence is MTKVRVRYAPSPTGHLHIGNARTALFNYLYARHNDGEFIIRIEDTDQKRNIEDGEKSQLENLKWLGIDWDESPENPGVYGPYRQSERKDIYQPLIDQLLASNRAYKCYCTEEELEEEREAQRARGEIPRYGGKCANLSVEEQQAKEAAGIQPVIRFRVPKNVEYKFDDIVKGEIAFESDNVGGDFVIQKRDGMPTYNFAVAVDDHEMKITHVLRGDDHIANTPKQMMIYEAFGWETPRFGHMTLIINSETGKKLSKRDESILQFIEQYRELGYLPEAMFNFIALLGWSPVGEDELFSQEEIVKMFDPNRLSKSPAAFDGKKLEWINNHYMKQLDLDALTDMCLPYLIADGRMEENPTPERLEWLKKVVSLYQPQMSYAAEIVEVSNLFFTEHPVLDEAAKEVLAGETVPTVLQAFKAQLEAMDVVDAPTVKAAIKAVQKETGVKGKNLFMPIRVAVSGQTHGPELPDTVELLGKEKALAHLNQVL, encoded by the coding sequence ATGACAAAAGTACGTGTACGTTATGCACCAAGTCCAACTGGGCATTTACACATCGGAAATGCTCGAACAGCATTATTTAACTATTTATATGCGCGTCACAATGACGGTGAATTTATTATCCGTATTGAAGACACCGATCAAAAACGTAATATTGAAGATGGCGAAAAAAGCCAATTAGAAAACTTAAAATGGTTAGGCATTGATTGGGATGAATCTCCAGAAAATCCAGGTGTGTATGGTCCTTATCGTCAATCTGAACGTAAAGATATTTATCAACCATTAATTGACCAACTATTAGCTAGCAATCGTGCGTACAAATGCTATTGTACAGAAGAAGAATTAGAAGAAGAACGTGAAGCGCAACGTGCGCGTGGCGAAATCCCTCGTTACGGTGGCAAATGTGCCAACCTTTCTGTTGAAGAACAACAAGCAAAAGAAGCAGCAGGTATTCAACCAGTTATTCGTTTCCGTGTACCAAAAAATGTAGAATACAAATTTGATGATATCGTTAAAGGTGAAATTGCTTTTGAATCAGATAATGTAGGTGGCGATTTTGTTATCCAAAAACGTGACGGAATGCCAACTTATAACTTTGCAGTGGCAGTTGATGACCATGAAATGAAAATCACGCATGTATTGCGTGGAGATGATCATATTGCGAACACACCAAAACAAATGATGATTTATGAAGCATTTGGTTGGGAAACACCGCGCTTTGGTCATATGACCTTGATTATTAACTCAGAAACAGGGAAAAAATTAAGTAAACGTGATGAGTCTATCCTACAATTTATTGAACAATACCGTGAATTAGGGTATTTACCAGAAGCAATGTTTAACTTTATTGCTTTGTTAGGTTGGTCGCCAGTGGGTGAAGACGAGTTGTTCTCTCAAGAAGAAATCGTTAAAATGTTTGATCCAAATCGTTTAAGCAAATCTCCTGCCGCTTTTGATGGCAAGAAATTAGAATGGATTAACAACCATTACATGAAACAATTAGATCTAGATGCATTGACAGATATGTGCTTACCTTATTTAATCGCAGATGGTCGCATGGAAGAAAATCCAACACCAGAACGTTTAGAATGGTTGAAAAAAGTTGTCAGCTTGTATCAACCACAAATGAGTTATGCAGCAGAAATCGTGGAAGTATCTAATTTATTCTTTACAGAACATCCTGTGTTGGATGAAGCAGCTAAAGAAGTTTTAGCAGGTGAAACTGTTCCAACCGTTTTACAAGCCTTTAAAGCGCAATTAGAAGCAATGGACGTTGTAGATGCACCAACGGTTAAAGCCGCCATTAAAGCTGTTCAAAAAGAAACTGGTGTTAAAGGTAAAAACCTATTCATGCCAATCCGCGTTGCTGTTTCAGGCCAAACACACGGACCAGAATTACCAGATACTGTTGAATTATTAGGTAAAGAAAAAGCATTAGCCCATTTAAATCAAGTTTTATAA
- the epsC gene encoding serine O-acetyltransferase EpsC, with the protein MSWLKRAVQAVKDNDPAARSTAEVILTYPGIHALFWHRISHFLYQHKWYLLAKMNAQFWRFMTGIEIHPGAKIGRGVFIDHGMGLVIGETAEVEDDVILHHNVTLGGTGKHKTKRHPTVKRGALISAHVQILGPVTIGERAKVGAGAVVLHDIPADATAVGIPAKVVRMKGEKITNDQDLQYTK; encoded by the coding sequence ATGAGTTGGCTAAAACGAGCCGTCCAAGCGGTAAAAGACAATGATCCAGCCGCACGTTCGACTGCAGAAGTCATATTGACTTATCCAGGAATCCACGCGTTATTTTGGCATCGTATTTCTCATTTTTTATATCAACATAAATGGTATTTATTAGCAAAAATGAATGCTCAATTTTGGCGATTTATGACAGGGATTGAAATTCATCCTGGAGCCAAAATTGGTCGTGGTGTTTTTATCGATCATGGAATGGGATTAGTGATTGGTGAAACCGCAGAAGTCGAAGATGACGTGATTTTGCACCATAATGTGACTTTAGGCGGAACTGGCAAACATAAAACGAAACGTCATCCGACAGTTAAAAGAGGCGCGCTAATTTCCGCTCATGTTCAGATTTTAGGACCTGTAACGATTGGTGAACGAGCAAAAGTTGGTGCTGGAGCAGTTGTGTTACATGACATTCCTGCTGATGCCACAGCAGTAGGCATCCCAGCAAAAGTTGTTCGAATGAAAGGAGAGAAAATTACGAATGATCAAGATTTACAATACACTAAGTAG
- the cysS gene encoding cysteine--tRNA ligase translates to MIKIYNTLSRKKEEFHPLEEGKVKMYVCGPTVYNYIHIGNGRSTVSFDTIRRYLEFRGYEVNYVSNFTDVDDKIIRAAKELKITAPEVADRFIEAFTEDTQALNVKPACAHPRVMDHIDDIIDFIQVLIDKGYAYEAEGDVYYRTRKFESYGKLSDQSIDELEVGASQRTGEEQQIKEDPLDFALWKSAKPEEISWESPWGQGRPGWHIECSVMATKLLGDTIDIHGGGQDLEFPHHENEIAQSEAKTGKTFANYWMHNGYVTIGDDDEKMSKSLGNFVTVHEMVQQIDPQVLRFFMATTQYRRPIRYSETTLKEATTNLQRLRTAYENAGFRLADAQDSLPNDTEKLAEIQTLIERFIEEMDDDFNTANGITVIYELAKWLNLYSEQSEVSKAILEEVRATFTQLLEIFGIVFQEELVDSEIDALIEERNQARKDRNFSRSDEIRDLLKEQGILLEDTPQGTRWRKE, encoded by the coding sequence ATGATCAAGATTTACAATACACTAAGTAGAAAAAAAGAAGAATTTCATCCTCTAGAAGAAGGTAAAGTTAAAATGTATGTTTGCGGACCAACCGTTTATAACTACATTCATATTGGAAATGGTCGGAGCACGGTTTCGTTTGATACGATTCGTCGTTATTTGGAATTTCGCGGATATGAGGTGAATTATGTATCGAATTTTACCGATGTCGATGACAAAATTATTCGAGCTGCTAAAGAATTAAAGATTACGGCACCTGAAGTTGCAGATCGCTTTATCGAAGCATTTACTGAAGATACTCAAGCCTTAAATGTTAAACCCGCTTGCGCACATCCTCGGGTGATGGACCACATTGATGATATTATTGATTTTATTCAAGTGTTAATCGACAAAGGATATGCTTATGAAGCAGAAGGTGATGTGTATTACCGAACACGTAAGTTTGAATCTTATGGGAAACTAAGTGATCAATCAATAGATGAACTAGAAGTTGGTGCTAGTCAGCGTACAGGTGAAGAGCAGCAAATCAAAGAAGACCCGTTAGACTTTGCTTTATGGAAATCAGCAAAACCAGAAGAGATTTCTTGGGAGTCACCATGGGGACAAGGTCGTCCAGGCTGGCATATTGAATGCTCGGTAATGGCAACGAAATTACTTGGTGATACCATCGATATTCACGGGGGTGGACAAGACTTAGAATTTCCTCATCATGAGAACGAAATTGCTCAGAGTGAAGCGAAAACAGGCAAAACTTTTGCAAATTATTGGATGCATAACGGTTATGTAACCATTGGTGATGACGATGAAAAGATGAGTAAATCCCTAGGTAATTTTGTGACAGTTCATGAGATGGTTCAACAAATTGATCCACAAGTTTTGCGTTTCTTTATGGCAACTACTCAATATCGCCGTCCAATTCGTTATAGCGAAACAACCTTAAAAGAAGCAACCACAAATCTGCAGCGGTTACGAACAGCTTATGAAAATGCGGGCTTCCGTTTAGCAGATGCTCAAGATTCTTTACCAAACGATACGGAAAAACTGGCAGAAATTCAAACGTTAATCGAACGCTTTATTGAAGAAATGGATGACGATTTTAATACAGCAAATGGGATTACGGTTATCTATGAATTAGCGAAGTGGTTAAATTTATACAGTGAACAAAGCGAAGTATCTAAAGCAATTTTAGAAGAAGTACGTGCAACATTCACACAACTATTAGAAATTTTTGGGATTGTTTTTCAAGAAGAACTAGTAGATTCAGAAATTGATGCGTTAATTGAAGAACGTAATCAAGCACGTAAAGATCGTAATTTTAGTCGAAGTGATGAAATTCGCGATTTATTGAAAGAACAAGGGATTCTTTTAGAAGATACCCCGCAAGGAACTCGATGGAGAAAAGAATAA
- a CDS encoding Mini-ribonuclease 3 produces MRDYRQLNGLALAYVGDAIYEVYIRDYLVSQGQTRPNQLHRMATHYVSAKAQAALVQKMLEDDILTAEEQDFYRRGRNSKSHTSAKNADITTYRISTGFEALMGYLHLTEQKERLEELIQWCIETVAEQK; encoded by the coding sequence ATGAGAGATTATCGACAATTAAATGGTTTAGCATTAGCTTATGTGGGCGATGCGATTTATGAGGTATATATTCGTGACTACTTGGTATCACAAGGACAAACTCGACCGAATCAACTGCACCGCATGGCAACTCACTATGTTTCAGCCAAAGCGCAAGCCGCTTTAGTGCAAAAAATGTTAGAGGACGATATTTTAACAGCCGAAGAACAAGATTTTTATCGTCGTGGGCGAAATAGTAAAAGTCATACAAGTGCGAAAAATGCAGATATCACCACCTATCGTATTTCAACTGGATTTGAAGCCTTAATGGGTTATTTGCATTTGACAGAACAAAAAGAACGTTTGGAAGAATTGATTCAGTGGTGTATTGAAACAGTCGCTGAACAAAAATAG
- the hemH gene encoding ferrochelatase, whose amino-acid sequence MTKKGILIVNLGTPESPTTTHVREYLKIFLSDPRVIKTPAAIWKPILNGIILRTRPKKSAKLYESIWRKEGSPLLIYAKQQQAYLQELLPDTKVALAMSYSHPFIPEAIDQLLAEGIDDLTILPLYPQYSGTTVGSVFDDVMKYFVKSDKIVNLHFVRSFYDHPLYIQYFADKIKNQLEKQSVDALLFSYHGIPVSYVSDGDNYPSECTRTTELIMQQIGEVPFYQTYQSKFGPAEWLTPATDATLTNFPKKGIKKVLVIAPGFVADCLETIEELEEENKGYFMENGGEAFYYLPPFNDDPTLAEILKQLATN is encoded by the coding sequence ATGACGAAAAAAGGGATTCTAATTGTGAACCTGGGAACACCTGAAAGTCCCACTACGACACATGTAAGAGAATATTTAAAAATATTTTTATCTGACCCGCGTGTAATTAAAACACCGGCAGCTATTTGGAAACCAATTTTAAATGGGATTATTTTACGTACGCGTCCAAAGAAATCTGCGAAGTTGTACGAAAGTATTTGGCGCAAAGAAGGTTCGCCGTTATTAATCTATGCCAAACAGCAACAAGCGTATTTACAAGAATTGTTACCTGACACCAAAGTTGCTTTAGCCATGTCGTACAGTCATCCCTTTATTCCAGAAGCGATTGATCAATTATTAGCAGAAGGAATTGATGATTTAACTATTTTACCGTTATATCCGCAATATTCAGGGACAACAGTGGGTTCGGTTTTTGATGATGTGATGAAATATTTTGTTAAGAGTGATAAAATCGTGAATTTGCATTTTGTTCGTTCCTTTTACGATCATCCACTGTACATTCAATATTTCGCGGATAAAATCAAAAATCAATTAGAAAAACAATCTGTAGATGCCTTATTATTTAGCTATCACGGTATTCCCGTTTCTTATGTGTCTGATGGCGATAATTATCCAAGTGAATGTACCCGAACGACTGAATTAATCATGCAACAAATTGGCGAAGTGCCTTTTTATCAAACCTATCAATCTAAATTTGGTCCTGCTGAATGGCTAACACCAGCTACAGATGCGACATTAACCAATTTTCCTAAAAAGGGGATTAAGAAAGTGTTAGTGATTGCGCCCGGATTTGTAGCAGATTGTTTAGAAACTATTGAAGAATTAGAAGAAGAGAATAAAGGCTATTTTATGGAAAATGGTGGTGAAGCTTTTTATTACTTACCACCATTTAACGATGATCCAACATTAGCCGAAATTTTAAAACAACTTGCGACAAATTAA
- the rlmB gene encoding 23S rRNA (guanosine(2251)-2'-O)-methyltransferase RlmB, whose translation MKKNFKNEKRHSSKNNDRRRPNAREEKTTVRTDEEIEENFVFGHHAVVEALKQGRGNKLFVSEDARGDKIDELKEVAREQSVPIKWVPKQKLDQMSNQGVHQGLILAITPYEYLSLLELMAQSKENPFYLILDNLEDPHNFGSILRTADASGVDGIIIPKHRAVGITPVVVKTSTGAVEHVPVARVTNIHQAIKELKEKGFWIFGTDMQGTPYSKWNAQGSIALIIGNEGRGMSEGLKKEVDEMLTIPMVGHVQSLNASVAAGLLMYEAFRQRGDSL comes from the coding sequence ATGAAGAAAAATTTTAAAAATGAGAAGCGACACAGTTCTAAAAACAATGACCGCCGTCGTCCAAATGCGCGTGAAGAAAAAACCACTGTCCGTACCGATGAAGAAATCGAAGAAAATTTTGTTTTTGGTCACCATGCTGTAGTTGAAGCATTGAAACAAGGTCGTGGCAATAAATTATTTGTCTCAGAAGATGCGCGTGGCGACAAAATTGATGAATTAAAAGAAGTCGCACGTGAACAATCAGTACCTATCAAATGGGTACCCAAACAAAAACTAGACCAAATGAGTAATCAAGGCGTGCATCAAGGCTTAATTTTAGCAATTACTCCTTATGAATATTTGTCATTGCTTGAACTAATGGCACAAAGCAAAGAAAATCCATTTTATTTAATTTTAGATAACTTAGAAGATCCGCATAATTTTGGTTCGATTTTGCGTACGGCCGATGCCAGTGGAGTTGATGGTATTATTATTCCCAAACATCGGGCAGTAGGGATTACGCCAGTCGTTGTAAAAACCTCAACTGGCGCAGTTGAGCATGTACCGGTTGCTCGTGTAACAAACATTCATCAAGCAATTAAAGAATTAAAAGAAAAAGGCTTTTGGATCTTTGGTACCGACATGCAAGGAACGCCATACTCAAAATGGAACGCCCAAGGTTCGATTGCCTTAATCATTGGGAATGAAGGTCGTGGTATGAGCGAAGGCTTGAAAAAAGAAGTGGATGAAATGTTGACCATTCCAATGGTTGGTCACGTTCAAAGTTTAAATGCATCTGTGGCAGCTGGTTTATTAATGTATGAAGCCTTTCGTCAACGAGGCGATAGTCTATGA
- a CDS encoding NYN domain-containing protein translates to MKTQLLLVDGYNMIGAWPELVTLKNQDRLEDAREALLQRLSNYAKYENIRVIVVFDAQLVPGITQNYTKYQLEVVFTEEGETADSYIERVAGELNNRLTQVTVATSDLAEQWVVFSQGALRTSARELYKTVEKTEKTIHQHQQDIHFTNYRRNSPWDEKQLSALEQKLKELSQKKPRNKK, encoded by the coding sequence ATGAAAACACAACTGTTGCTAGTGGATGGATACAATATGATTGGTGCTTGGCCGGAATTAGTGACACTAAAAAATCAAGACCGTTTAGAAGATGCACGTGAGGCTTTGCTGCAACGTTTATCTAACTATGCTAAATATGAAAACATTCGAGTGATTGTCGTTTTTGATGCGCAATTGGTTCCTGGAATTACTCAAAATTATACGAAATATCAATTGGAAGTGGTTTTTACCGAAGAAGGCGAAACAGCAGATAGCTATATCGAACGCGTAGCAGGGGAACTGAACAATCGTTTGACGCAAGTAACAGTTGCGACGAGTGATTTAGCTGAACAATGGGTTGTTTTTTCTCAAGGGGCTTTACGAACCTCTGCCCGTGAGTTATATAAAACAGTTGAAAAAACGGAAAAAACTATTCATCAACACCAACAAGATATTCATTTTACCAATTATCGTCGTAACTCTCCGTGGGATGAAAAGCAATTAAGTGCTTTAGAACAGAAATTAAAAGAATTAAGTCAAAAAAAGCCACGCAATAAAAAATGA
- a CDS encoding RNA polymerase sigma factor, which yields MQQLIRQAKKGDGEALRELFSHYRPLVYSIRNKYFLRDFDDQDWLQEGLITFHDCLQSFEPGFGTTLGAFFKRAFENRIRSFVRKECAYKRKSNQQTVSYEQKFLQEGNELAPDYSMSANPLDHILVQETLEECQDLLSALEKEAFAVYVLGNHASITSERALRSAYDRSKRKITQHLRKLKTD from the coding sequence ATGCAGCAGTTAATTCGACAAGCAAAAAAAGGCGATGGCGAAGCATTGCGGGAATTATTTTCGCATTATCGCCCACTAGTTTATAGTATCCGTAACAAATATTTTTTACGCGATTTTGACGATCAAGATTGGCTTCAAGAAGGACTGATTACGTTCCATGATTGTCTACAAAGTTTTGAACCTGGTTTTGGGACAACCTTAGGCGCATTTTTCAAACGAGCATTTGAAAATCGTATTCGTAGTTTTGTTCGAAAAGAGTGCGCCTATAAACGTAAAAGTAATCAACAGACGGTTTCTTATGAGCAGAAATTTTTACAAGAAGGCAACGAACTAGCGCCAGATTATAGCATGTCAGCTAATCCTTTAGACCATATTCTCGTGCAGGAAACGTTAGAGGAATGTCAAGACCTCTTGTCGGCACTAGAGAAAGAAGCGTTTGCTGTATATGTCTTAGGCAATCATGCTAGCATTACTTCAGAACGAGCCTTGCGCAGTGCCTATGACCGTTCCAAACGTAAAATTACACAGCACTTGAGAAAATTAAAAACAGACTAG
- a CDS encoding Veg family protein has product MPTTLATIKKDLEGRIGSEIMLVAQTGRKRQTERRGILTETYPSVFVVDLDPDENSFERVSYSYSDILTKTVEIEFLSEAV; this is encoded by the coding sequence ATGCCAACAACTTTAGCTACAATCAAAAAAGACTTAGAAGGTCGTATCGGCAGCGAAATCATGCTGGTTGCTCAGACTGGAAGAAAACGTCAAACAGAACGTCGCGGAATCTTAACAGAAACATACCCATCAGTATTTGTGGTGGATCTTGATCCAGATGAAAATTCGTTTGAACGTGTTTCATATAGTTACTCAGATATTTTGACTAAAACAGTCGAAATTGAATTTCTATCTGAAGCAGTCTAA
- a CDS encoding GNAT family N-acetyltransferase — protein MQIRMKNFSELTTLEYHRLMEIRVAVFVVEQECPYQEVDAIDLDAIHLWFADETGKVLAYARIYQEVESLHFGRVLVAKEMRGQRLGERLITEVMTFIEKNYPLQPIKISAQAHLQDFYGAFGFQAVSNEYLEDGIPHLDMQKKPNY, from the coding sequence ATGCAAATTAGAATGAAAAACTTTTCAGAACTAACAACGCTTGAATATCATCGCCTAATGGAAATTCGAGTAGCAGTATTTGTGGTTGAACAGGAATGTCCTTATCAAGAAGTTGATGCCATTGATTTGGATGCCATTCATCTGTGGTTTGCTGATGAAACAGGAAAGGTATTGGCATATGCTCGGATTTATCAAGAAGTCGAGAGTCTTCATTTTGGTCGGGTTTTAGTCGCAAAAGAAATGCGTGGCCAACGTCTAGGTGAGAGACTTATTACCGAAGTCATGACTTTTATTGAAAAAAATTATCCCTTACAACCGATTAAAATTAGTGCACAAGCGCACTTACAAGACTTTTACGGTGCATTTGGTTTTCAAGCCGTTTCAAATGAATATTTAGAAGACGGTATTCCACATCTAGACATGCAAAAAAAGCCAAACTATTAG
- the mscL gene encoding large conductance mechanosensitive channel protein MscL yields MKKLFTEFKEFIVTGNVIDLAVGVVIGSAFTAIVTRVVEGLITPLIALVISLFTNSTSMDDSIGALVWSPRKGVVFDFGSVITAIITFLITGFVLFAVVKGINKLQSFNKAPEEEEEEEVTAEDYLAEIRDLLRLQSGLPVDVEIVDEDKKEDNV; encoded by the coding sequence ATGAAAAAATTATTTACAGAATTTAAAGAATTTATCGTCACTGGTAATGTTATTGATTTAGCAGTCGGGGTTGTTATCGGTAGTGCGTTTACAGCAATAGTTACACGAGTCGTTGAAGGTTTAATTACCCCATTAATTGCATTAGTTATCAGTTTATTTACCAACTCTACAAGCATGGACGATTCTATTGGCGCGTTAGTATGGTCACCAAGAAAGGGCGTAGTCTTTGATTTTGGTAGTGTGATTACAGCTATTATTACATTCTTAATTACTGGTTTCGTTTTATTCGCAGTGGTTAAAGGCATTAATAAACTACAAAGCTTCAACAAAGCCCCTGAAGAAGAAGAGGAAGAAGAAGTAACTGCTGAAGATTACTTAGCAGAAATTCGCGATTTATTACGTTTACAATCTGGTCTACCAGTTGACGTTGAAATTGTTGATGAAGATAAAAAAGAGGATAACGTCTAG
- the yfmF gene encoding EF-P 5-aminopentanol modification-associated protein YfmF has protein sequence MAIQLQPGIQLTVIPTEKYKTIRTFIRFSASHSKDTAAKRTLLTSLLETNSLHYPNQTDLSAKLAELYGASFGLNVGKKGNLHQINVALSLVNGKYIGNDQVFTEGMDFLKDILFYPNIKKDAFEEETFRLEKENLIAYLKSLYEDKQTMASLRLQELYFNENENQKVPSFGDFKHLENVTAQELVATYHEMLHNDQIDIFVVGDITQEQVQQAFTNWEFPKTERQHPDIYYHQPLLATVNEEVVYEPVTQAKLNMGFQTSVYYGDHRRFALMVFNGLFGGFPHSKLFLNVREKESLAYYASSSVDTFRGLVTVQTGIDGKNRTRVLELVNEQLASLCAGEFTEEEIAQTKAMLRNQFLLSLDSPQALIETAYLNQWLPDTQLTEEEFLTALMAVTKEEIQAVAQDITLQAIFVLDGEE, from the coding sequence ATGGCGATCCAATTACAACCTGGTATTCAATTAACGGTAATTCCAACTGAAAAATATAAAACGATTCGAACGTTTATTCGCTTTTCAGCATCACATAGCAAAGATACAGCAGCGAAACGAACATTATTAACAAGTCTACTTGAAACAAATAGTTTACATTATCCAAATCAAACTGATTTAAGTGCTAAATTAGCTGAATTATATGGTGCTAGTTTTGGTTTAAATGTAGGAAAAAAAGGCAACCTACATCAAATAAATGTTGCGTTATCTTTAGTAAATGGTAAATACATTGGTAATGACCAGGTATTTACCGAGGGAATGGATTTCTTAAAAGACATCCTTTTTTATCCTAATATCAAAAAAGATGCCTTTGAGGAAGAGACATTTCGCTTGGAAAAAGAAAATTTAATTGCCTATTTGAAAAGCTTGTATGAAGACAAGCAAACAATGGCTTCACTACGTTTACAAGAACTATATTTTAATGAAAATGAAAACCAAAAAGTACCAAGCTTTGGTGACTTTAAGCATTTAGAAAATGTTACTGCGCAAGAGCTAGTGGCAACGTATCACGAGATGTTGCACAACGATCAAATTGATATTTTTGTGGTAGGCGACATCACGCAAGAACAGGTGCAGCAAGCTTTTACCAACTGGGAATTTCCTAAAACCGAGCGTCAACATCCAGATATTTATTATCATCAACCATTGCTTGCTACTGTAAATGAAGAAGTAGTTTATGAACCAGTCACGCAAGCTAAATTAAACATGGGCTTTCAGACTTCTGTTTATTATGGCGATCATCGTCGCTTTGCTTTAATGGTTTTTAATGGATTATTTGGTGGTTTCCCGCACTCGAAACTCTTTTTAAATGTCCGTGAAAAAGAAAGTTTAGCCTATTATGCGTCAAGTAGTGTTGATACCTTTCGCGGATTAGTCACTGTCCAAACAGGAATTGATGGAAAAAATCGGACCCGTGTCTTGGAATTGGTAAACGAACAATTGGCAAGTCTCTGTGCAGGTGAGTTCACTGAAGAAGAAATTGCCCAAACAAAAGCGATGTTACGCAATCAATTTTTATTGTCTTTAGATAGTCCGCAAGCATTAATCGAAACGGCTTATTTGAATCAGTGGTTACCAGACACGCAATTAACTGAAGAAGAATTTCTGACGGCCTTGATGGCAGTCACTAAAGAAGAAATCCAAGCTGTGGCACAAGACATCACTTTACAAGCAATTTTTGTTTTAGATGGAGAGGAATAA
- the yfmH gene encoding EF-P 5-aminopentanol modification-associated protein YfmH gives MEKKVYEQLNEVLYKEVLPNGLKVYVLPKPGFHKTYGLFSTNYGSIDNEFGYVGDEPRRVPDGIAHFLEHKLFEKEDGDVFQLFGKQGASSNAFTSFTKTSYLFSATDNIEENLLTLIDFVQDPYFTKETVEKEKGIIGQEIQMYDDDPSWRQFFGILKNLYPKHPLHIDIAGTVESIADITAEDLYACYHTFYHPSNMTLFVVGNIDPEEMLTLIRDNQAAKSFAEIREIKRYFPEETVADIVPFSTVQMPVNRTKVVVGIKGFQENLPKEEVELLRFRTSLNLLFQLLIGNTSKNYLRLYNDGVIDDTFGFEFSLDRSFHFADFSGDSDHPDEFSAAIEALLLNFDRDSEVNEENLILLKKKMLGKYFQSLNSLEFIANQFTQDLFGDVTLFDVPSVIQSIQLEDVLHAGHQFIKKEAFSRFYLSPLEK, from the coding sequence ATGGAGAAAAAAGTTTACGAGCAACTCAATGAAGTACTTTATAAAGAGGTTTTACCTAATGGATTGAAAGTATATGTTTTGCCAAAACCAGGTTTTCACAAAACATATGGATTATTTAGTACGAATTATGGGTCCATCGATAATGAATTCGGGTATGTCGGTGACGAACCGCGACGTGTGCCTGATGGAATTGCCCATTTTTTAGAGCATAAATTATTTGAAAAAGAAGATGGGGATGTCTTCCAATTATTTGGAAAACAAGGTGCATCTTCGAATGCTTTTACGAGTTTCACTAAAACTAGTTATCTTTTTTCGGCAACGGATAACATTGAAGAAAACTTGTTGACGCTGATTGATTTTGTTCAAGATCCTTATTTTACAAAAGAAACAGTCGAAAAAGAAAAAGGGATTATCGGACAAGAAATTCAAATGTATGATGATGACCCAAGTTGGCGACAATTTTTTGGCATTCTTAAAAATCTGTATCCTAAACATCCGTTACACATTGATATTGCGGGAACGGTTGAAAGTATTGCTGACATTACCGCTGAAGATCTATATGCGTGTTATCATACGTTTTATCATCCAAGTAATATGACCTTATTTGTTGTTGGAAATATTGATCCAGAAGAGATGTTAACGTTGATTCGTGACAATCAAGCCGCAAAATCTTTTGCAGAAATTCGTGAAATCAAACGTTATTTCCCAGAAGAAACCGTAGCAGATATTGTTCCGTTTAGCACGGTGCAAATGCCGGTGAATCGTACAAAAGTAGTTGTAGGAATCAAAGGATTTCAAGAAAATTTACCAAAAGAAGAAGTGGAGTTATTGCGCTTTAGAACCTCGCTTAATTTATTGTTCCAATTGTTAATTGGGAATACAAGTAAGAATTATTTACGCTTGTACAATGACGGTGTGATTGACGATACATTTGGCTTTGAGTTTTCATTAGACCGCAGTTTTCATTTTGCTGACTTTTCTGGAGATTCCGACCATCCAGATGAATTTTCCGCAGCAATTGAAGCACTACTTTTGAACTTCGACCGAGATTCGGAAGTCAACGAAGAGAATTTGATTCTTTTGAAGAAAAAAATGCTTGGGAAATACTTCCAATCGTTAAACTCATTAGAATTTATCGCCAATCAGTTTACACAAGACTTGTTTGGCGATGTCACCTTATTTGATGTACCATCAGTGATTCAATCGATTCAATTAGAAGATGTTTTACATGCAGGTCATCAATTTATTAAAAAAGAAGCATTTAGTCGTTTTTATTTGTCACCATTAGAAAAATAA